The following are from one region of the Simiduia agarivorans SA1 = DSM 21679 genome:
- the lepB gene encoding signal peptidase I: protein MDINFPLILVLLVAVSGAIWLLDIFLWAKPRRERVEQALQQLSQTSLKETDEAYQTALSVAAKEPVPVEYSKSFFPVLAFVLVLRSFLVEPFQIPSASMVPTLEVGDFILVNKYTYGIRLPVTNTKIFSVNEPERGDVMVFFPPHKPDTYYIKRVVGLPGDEIIIDKGALYINGKKMPQSFVASLPVSNPQINVLEEDLDGVEHIVHQNIHLGRYTQSGRWKVPAGHYFMMGDNRDNSSDSREWGPVSEEAIVGKAFAIWMHWETFFSVPSFHRVGTIQ, encoded by the coding sequence TTGGATATTAATTTTCCACTCATATTGGTCCTGTTGGTTGCGGTTTCCGGCGCCATCTGGTTGCTGGATATCTTTTTGTGGGCCAAGCCCAGAAGGGAAAGGGTAGAACAGGCCCTGCAACAGTTGTCCCAGACCAGCTTGAAGGAAACGGATGAGGCCTACCAGACAGCTTTGTCCGTCGCGGCTAAAGAACCTGTGCCGGTGGAATACTCCAAATCTTTTTTCCCGGTTTTAGCCTTTGTTTTGGTTTTGCGCAGCTTTCTGGTGGAACCCTTCCAGATCCCTTCCGCTTCCATGGTGCCAACGCTGGAGGTTGGAGACTTTATCCTGGTCAACAAGTACACCTACGGTATCCGGTTACCCGTAACCAATACCAAAATCTTTTCCGTTAACGAGCCCGAACGCGGCGATGTGATGGTTTTTTTCCCTCCGCATAAACCCGATACATACTATATCAAGCGTGTAGTGGGCTTGCCGGGTGATGAAATTATTATCGATAAGGGCGCTCTCTATATTAATGGCAAGAAAATGCCGCAGTCCTTTGTTGCGTCCCTGCCAGTGTCGAATCCGCAGATTAATGTTCTGGAAGAGGATTTGGACGGTGTTGAGCACATTGTTCATCAGAATATTCATCTGGGTCGCTATACTCAATCCGGGCGCTGGAAAGTTCCGGCCGGTCACTATTTTATGATGGGTGATAACCGTGACAACAGTTCGGATAGCCGGGAATGGGGGCCTGTGTCCGAAGAGGCGATAGTCGGCAAAGCGTTCGCCATTTGGATGCATTGGGAAACCTTTTTTAGTGTGCCCAGTTTTCATCGGGTCGGTACTATCCAATAA
- the lepA gene encoding translation elongation factor 4 — MPFVFQPNLCLFIVSDLSHIRNFSIIAHIDHGKSTIADRFIQLCGGLTDREMAAQVLDSMDIERERGITIKAQSVTLHYQARDGKTYQLNFIDTPGHVDFSYEVSRSLAACEGALLVVDAGQGVEAQSVANCYTAIEQGLEVIPVLNKMDLPQAEPERVAEEIENIIGIEATDAVRCSAKTGVGIEDVLEDLVRLVPPPKGDVNAPLQALIIDSWFDNYLGVVSLVRVTQGTLKPKDKIITKSIGKAHVVDKVGVFTPKLTETKELKAGEVGFFVAGIKEILGAPVGDTITHANTPEVKALPGFKKVKPQVYAGLFPVSSDDFESFREALAKLTLNDASLFYEPESSDALGFGFRCGFLGMLHMEIIQERLEREYDLDLITTAPTVIYEILKTDGEVVYVDNPSKLPDVGLIQEMREPIVEANILVPQEYLGAVITLCVEKRGVQKDIQYTGSQVQVRYELPMNEVVLDFFDRLKSVSRGFASLDYSFLRFEPARLVRLDLLINGEKVDALALIIHRDNAAYKGRAIAEKMKELIPRQMFDVAIQAAIGGQVVARTTVKALRKDVTAKCYGGDVSRKRKLLEKQKAGKKRMKQVGRVEIPQEAFLAVLKVDG, encoded by the coding sequence ATGCCGTTCGTTTTTCAACCTAATTTGTGTCTTTTTATCGTGTCTGACCTAAGCCATATCCGCAATTTTTCTATTATCGCCCACATTGACCATGGCAAATCCACTATTGCCGACCGTTTTATACAGCTGTGCGGTGGTCTGACTGACCGGGAGATGGCGGCGCAGGTGCTCGATTCCATGGATATTGAGCGTGAGCGGGGTATCACGATCAAAGCGCAGAGCGTAACGCTGCATTACCAGGCACGGGACGGCAAAACCTACCAGCTCAACTTTATTGACACGCCCGGTCACGTGGACTTTTCCTATGAGGTATCCCGGTCTCTGGCAGCGTGTGAAGGTGCGCTTCTGGTGGTCGATGCCGGCCAGGGTGTTGAGGCACAGTCGGTAGCCAATTGTTATACCGCTATTGAACAGGGGCTCGAAGTGATCCCGGTTCTGAATAAAATGGATTTGCCGCAGGCAGAACCTGAACGCGTTGCCGAAGAAATTGAAAATATTATTGGTATTGAGGCAACCGATGCGGTGCGTTGTAGTGCCAAAACCGGCGTTGGTATTGAAGATGTGCTGGAAGACCTGGTACGTCTCGTGCCGCCACCCAAAGGCGATGTGAATGCGCCGTTGCAGGCTCTGATCATTGATTCCTGGTTCGACAACTACCTGGGTGTGGTTTCATTGGTGCGGGTTACCCAAGGCACCCTGAAGCCGAAAGACAAAATTATTACCAAGTCCATCGGCAAGGCGCACGTGGTCGATAAAGTGGGTGTGTTTACGCCGAAGCTCACTGAAACCAAAGAGCTGAAAGCGGGAGAGGTTGGTTTTTTCGTCGCTGGCATCAAAGAAATTCTCGGCGCGCCTGTCGGCGATACCATCACCCACGCCAATACACCGGAAGTCAAGGCCTTGCCCGGCTTCAAAAAAGTGAAGCCACAGGTTTACGCCGGACTCTTCCCGGTTTCGTCAGATGACTTTGAAAGTTTTCGCGAAGCCTTGGCAAAGCTGACGTTGAATGATGCGTCTTTGTTTTATGAGCCCGAAAGTTCAGATGCGCTCGGTTTTGGTTTTCGTTGCGGCTTCCTCGGCATGCTGCACATGGAGATTATCCAGGAGCGGCTCGAGCGCGAATATGATCTCGATCTGATCACAACGGCGCCTACGGTTATTTACGAGATTCTGAAGACCGATGGTGAGGTTGTCTACGTGGACAACCCGTCCAAACTGCCCGACGTTGGTTTGATTCAGGAGATGAGAGAGCCGATTGTAGAGGCCAATATCCTCGTGCCTCAGGAATATCTCGGTGCAGTGATCACTCTGTGCGTTGAAAAACGCGGTGTGCAAAAGGATATTCAGTATACTGGCTCACAGGTACAGGTGCGTTATGAGCTGCCCATGAATGAGGTGGTGTTGGATTTCTTTGATCGCCTGAAGTCTGTCAGTCGTGGGTTTGCATCGTTGGATTACAGCTTCCTCCGGTTTGAGCCAGCGCGTCTGGTGAGGCTGGATTTGCTGATTAATGGCGAAAAAGTCGACGCGCTGGCGTTGATTATTCATCGCGATAACGCAGCCTACAAAGGCCGCGCGATCGCCGAGAAAATGAAGGAGCTGATACCGCGGCAAATGTTTGATGTGGCGATTCAGGCCGCTATCGGTGGCCAGGTGGTAGCCCGTACAACAGTGAAAGCCCTGCGCAAGGATGTAACTGCAAAGTGCTATGGTGGCGATGTCAGCCGTAAGCGTAAGTTGTTAGAAAAGCAGAAAGCCGGTAAAAAACGGATGAAGCAGGTGGGGCGGGTAGAGATTCCCCAGGAAGCCTTCCTGGCTGTGCTTAAGGTTGATGGATAA
- a CDS encoding DegQ family serine endoprotease, with translation MHFKGLLLSILVLCAFAVPSQARSLPDFTQLIEETSPAVVKINTLEHAKRNSQRQMPPQNIPEIFRHLFEMPEQRQREQRSMGSGFIVSTDGYILTNHHVIDGADEIAVRLTDHREFEASVVGTDSRSDLALLKVDAKGLPALKFADSDKLKVGEWVLAIGSPFGLDFTASAGIVSAIGRSIPTERNENYVPFIQTDVAINPGNSGGPLFNLDGLVVGINSQIYTRSGGSIGLSFAIPANVARDVIRQLKEKGRVDRGWLGVAIQEVDRNLAQSFGLSKPAGALIQQIEPGSPADNSGLKVGDVILKFDGKAIERSGDLPHVVGLLPPGSKVKAEVMRAGKRKTVSVTVGKLPVGDEPHVASGPDASQGDRLGLVVEALDDRQKQAWRLDGGVLVTQVAPDSPAAAAGIRPGDVIAQLGFEPVTDVDTYQQLQAELPEDTLLPIRFYRDGRPAYRSFMIKK, from the coding sequence ATGCATTTTAAGGGTTTATTGCTGAGCATATTGGTCTTGTGCGCGTTTGCGGTGCCGTCGCAGGCGCGTTCGCTGCCCGATTTCACTCAGTTAATTGAAGAAACGTCGCCCGCGGTAGTGAAAATCAATACCCTGGAGCATGCCAAGCGCAACAGCCAGCGCCAGATGCCGCCGCAAAATATTCCCGAGATATTCAGGCATTTGTTCGAAATGCCCGAGCAGCGTCAGCGCGAGCAGCGCTCTATGGGGTCGGGTTTCATTGTTTCCACAGACGGTTACATTCTCACGAATCATCATGTCATTGATGGGGCGGATGAGATCGCCGTCCGCTTAACCGATCATCGCGAATTTGAAGCCAGCGTGGTCGGCACAGATAGCCGTTCTGATTTAGCGCTGTTAAAGGTCGACGCCAAAGGTCTGCCGGCCCTTAAGTTCGCAGATTCAGACAAATTGAAAGTGGGTGAATGGGTATTGGCTATCGGGTCGCCCTTTGGTCTGGATTTTACGGCCAGTGCCGGTATTGTCAGTGCAATCGGACGCTCTATCCCCACCGAGCGCAATGAAAACTACGTTCCGTTTATTCAGACGGATGTCGCAATCAACCCCGGCAACTCAGGTGGACCGTTGTTTAATCTGGATGGGTTGGTGGTTGGCATCAACAGCCAGATCTATACCCGCAGTGGTGGATCTATCGGCTTGTCGTTTGCGATTCCAGCCAATGTGGCGCGGGATGTGATACGCCAGCTCAAGGAAAAAGGCCGCGTCGACCGGGGGTGGCTGGGCGTGGCGATTCAGGAGGTGGATCGTAACCTGGCTCAATCCTTTGGGCTGAGCAAGCCTGCGGGCGCACTGATCCAGCAGATCGAGCCCGGCAGCCCGGCGGATAACTCCGGTTTGAAGGTGGGCGATGTGATTTTGAAGTTTGATGGTAAAGCCATTGAGCGTAGTGGCGATCTTCCCCATGTGGTCGGCTTGCTGCCACCTGGTTCCAAAGTTAAAGCCGAGGTGATGCGGGCCGGTAAGCGCAAGACGGTCTCGGTGACCGTTGGCAAGCTGCCGGTGGGCGACGAGCCACACGTGGCCAGTGGGCCGGACGCTAGCCAGGGGGATCGGTTAGGTCTGGTGGTGGAAGCACTGGATGACCGGCAAAAACAGGCCTGGCGCCTGGATGGTGGCGTACTGGTGACCCAGGTGGCCCCGGATAGCCCGGCTGCCGCAGCTGGAATCAGGCCTGGAGACGTGATTGCTCAGCTTGGTTTCGAGCCTGTGACGGATGTGGATACCTACCAGCAGTTGCAGGCGGAATTGCCCGAAGACACGTTACTGCCCATCCGATTCTATCGCGATGGCCGTCCAGCCTATCGGTCGTTTATGATCAAAAAGTAG
- a CDS encoding SoxR reducing system RseC family protein, with protein MERIAESGVVVRCDQSTAWVKTIQRSSCASCQARHGCGQSSLQSWFETSDVIPVSVHGEPPEVGQTVSLSVPADALAKAALLVYLVPLSGLLAGLFVAETLFGQDVFAAIGAGIGLIAGCVAVRCLTARLKDNADYAPALESGFADHSNHLSR; from the coding sequence ATGGAGCGCATTGCTGAATCGGGGGTAGTGGTTCGCTGCGATCAATCCACCGCTTGGGTGAAAACCATACAGCGCAGCAGTTGTGCCAGTTGTCAGGCCAGACACGGTTGCGGGCAATCGAGTTTACAGTCCTGGTTTGAAACATCAGACGTGATCCCTGTTTCTGTTCACGGGGAGCCGCCCGAAGTCGGGCAAACCGTCTCGCTATCCGTTCCGGCCGATGCGTTGGCCAAGGCTGCGCTTTTGGTTTATCTCGTGCCCTTATCAGGCCTGTTGGCGGGGTTGTTTGTCGCCGAGACTCTTTTTGGACAGGACGTTTTTGCCGCGATCGGCGCCGGAATCGGGTTGATCGCTGGCTGTGTAGCCGTTCGCTGTTTGACTGCGCGGCTGAAAGATAATGCCGATTACGCCCCCGCACTTGAATCGGGTTTTGCCGATCATTCCAATCATTTATCCCGCTAG
- a CDS encoding MucB/RseB C-terminal domain-containing protein produces MRYLTLAGLIALLVVATSARSDANPPDARDLLRQFSKASSSHSYSGVLTYEFGAHLTSIAIEQQVTDQGRQERLLHLNGQLRGVSRQQAFCSTPSDRLLQGLEANVALEDYYHVSLIGQERVAGRAGYVVQVMPKDQYRYGYVITIDQSDYLALKILLVGPGNRVLERFQFVQINNLGSGETAGPIEDCPDTLMKVSWQAGWLPKGFRYVGAKTTEQREMLMFTDGMAAFSVFIESIESPAALEGKAQRGATVAYLGRLQSGSQSFRVTAVGEAPITTLERVALGMTRVY; encoded by the coding sequence ATGCGATATTTAACACTGGCGGGTCTAATTGCTCTCTTGGTGGTAGCGACGTCCGCCCGGTCTGACGCAAATCCACCCGATGCCAGAGACCTGTTACGACAATTCTCCAAAGCGTCCTCCAGCCATAGTTATTCGGGCGTACTCACCTACGAGTTTGGCGCACATCTCACCAGCATTGCCATAGAACAACAGGTCACTGATCAAGGCAGACAGGAGCGTCTGTTGCACCTTAATGGCCAATTGCGCGGCGTGAGTCGTCAACAGGCGTTTTGTTCGACGCCCTCCGATCGGCTCCTGCAGGGGCTGGAGGCCAATGTCGCACTCGAAGACTATTACCATGTTTCATTGATTGGTCAGGAACGGGTCGCAGGCCGCGCTGGTTACGTAGTTCAGGTAATGCCAAAAGACCAGTATCGCTATGGCTATGTAATTACCATCGATCAGAGCGATTATCTCGCATTAAAAATTCTGCTGGTTGGTCCCGGTAACCGGGTTCTGGAGCGATTTCAATTCGTGCAGATTAATAACCTGGGCTCAGGTGAGACTGCCGGGCCGATTGAAGATTGCCCGGATACCCTGATGAAGGTCAGCTGGCAGGCGGGCTGGTTGCCCAAGGGATTTCGTTATGTGGGGGCCAAAACCACAGAGCAGCGTGAAATGCTGATGTTTACCGATGGAATGGCTGCTTTTTCGGTATTTATCGAGTCGATCGAATCGCCCGCAGCACTCGAAGGAAAAGCCCAGCGCGGCGCAACGGTTGCCTACCTCGGGCGCCTGCAGTCGGGTAGCCAGTCATTTCGCGTAACGGCGGTGGGCGAAGCACCGATTACAACGCTCGAGCGAGTGGCGTTGGGGATGACCAGGGTTTACTGA
- a CDS encoding sigma-E factor negative regulatory protein encodes MAEQANQKLQESLSALMDDQASELELRRLLKAMKDGDSLSESWSNYHLAASAMRGELSPRVPVDYSAGIMAALEAEPAHRMTPAKKQGFWGLAGKFAVAASVAGAVVIGAQQFADQEHALVAEAPAASLPAGAVPEGFASPDLTARTVNVSEASPLAAELEQNQRLIYVPTAAEQQIQNQVVEEHLNQLMLEHASNAAENSAQGLLPYARVAPEVELRPEPAVAPEQK; translated from the coding sequence ATGGCAGAACAGGCAAACCAGAAGTTGCAGGAAAGTCTCTCGGCGCTCATGGATGATCAGGCCAGCGAGCTGGAGCTGCGGCGGTTGCTTAAAGCTATGAAGGACGGGGATTCCCTGTCTGAATCCTGGTCCAATTACCATTTGGCGGCTTCTGCCATGCGCGGCGAGCTGTCACCACGGGTGCCAGTGGATTATTCAGCCGGCATTATGGCGGCGCTGGAAGCCGAACCGGCACACCGCATGACACCCGCCAAAAAACAGGGCTTCTGGGGGCTGGCAGGCAAGTTTGCCGTTGCTGCCAGTGTTGCCGGCGCGGTGGTTATTGGTGCACAGCAATTTGCCGATCAGGAGCATGCCCTGGTGGCAGAAGCGCCTGCGGCCAGCTTGCCCGCAGGGGCAGTGCCAGAGGGCTTCGCCTCGCCGGATCTGACGGCCCGTACTGTGAATGTGTCCGAGGCGAGTCCGTTAGCGGCCGAACTTGAGCAAAACCAGCGGCTCATTTACGTACCTACGGCAGCAGAACAGCAGATTCAGAATCAGGTTGTGGAGGAGCATCTCAATCAGTTGATGCTTGAACATGCCAGTAATGCTGCCGAAAACAGTGCTCAGGGATTGTTGCCCTATGCGAGGGTGGCGCCTGAAGTTGAGTTGCGTCCGGAGCCCGCTGTGGCCCCTGAGCAGAAGTAG
- the rpoE gene encoding RNA polymerase sigma factor RpoE: MAEPQAPDNDQLLVERVQKGDKNAFNLLVLKYQHRVAANVAKYLRDQADIEDVVQETFIKAYRALPNFRGESAFYTWIYRIAANTAKNYLVSRSRRPPSQGVDAEEAEYLATEYMEDADTPEGLHFKTELEALVDKTVQALPEDLRTAVALREIDGKSYEEIAEIMGCPVGTVRSRIFRAREALDARIRAYMDPGGK; the protein is encoded by the coding sequence ATGGCAGAACCCCAGGCGCCGGACAACGATCAGTTGTTGGTGGAGCGTGTACAAAAAGGGGATAAAAATGCCTTTAATTTGCTTGTGCTGAAATACCAGCATCGGGTTGCCGCGAACGTAGCAAAATATCTGCGAGATCAAGCAGATATCGAGGATGTGGTTCAGGAAACCTTTATCAAGGCATACCGAGCACTGCCCAATTTTCGCGGAGAAAGTGCGTTTTATACCTGGATCTATCGCATCGCAGCCAACACAGCCAAAAATTACCTGGTTTCCCGGTCCCGACGCCCGCCTTCGCAGGGTGTTGACGCAGAGGAGGCCGAGTACCTGGCGACCGAGTATATGGAGGATGCCGACACCCCGGAGGGGCTCCATTTCAAAACTGAATTGGAGGCGTTGGTAGACAAGACGGTACAAGCATTGCCAGAAGATCTCCGCACCGCTGTTGCTCTCCGGGAAATCGACGGCAAGAGCTACGAGGAGATTGCGGAAATCATGGGGTGTCCCGTGGGTACCGTAAGGTCCAGAATATTCAGGGCCCGGGAAGCGCTGGATGCCCGGATCCGGGCCTATATGGACCCGGGTGGCAAATAA
- the nadB gene encoding L-aspartate oxidase, with translation MTRLHQFDVLVIGSGAAGLSLALHLSEHASVAVLSKGELHEGSTWFAQGGIAAVLDNQDTIDAHVNDTLAAGAGLCHPDAVRFTVERSKAAIEWLIAQGVDFTREADDQQYHLTQEGGHSHRRIIHSADATGKAVLSSLIERVKESEGITLFENHVALDLITQPDPDSRKLRCTGAYVYSKQDDHVHTFQAKSVVLATGGASKVYLYTSNPDGASGDGIAMAWRAGCRVANMEFNQFHPTCLFHPKAKSFLITEALRGEGAFLKLPDGRRFMEKFDARAELAPRDIVARAIDHEMKRLGADCLYLDISHKPESFIASHFPTVKAKCLEYGIDITKEPIPVVPAAHYTCGGIVVDNAGRTDLNHLYAIGEASFTGLHGANRMASNSLLECIVYAQSAAEHISSQINQISPSFPPASWDESRVTDSDEDVVISHNWDELRRFMWDYVGIVRTQKRLERAAHRIKLLKREIAEYYSNYKVRGDLIELRNLAMVAELIIRSAMERKESRGLHYSLDHPDANHVARDTILVPTNYAAQEVFVQTLSEE, from the coding sequence ATGACCAGACTGCACCAGTTTGACGTTCTAGTGATTGGCAGCGGTGCCGCCGGCCTGTCACTGGCTTTGCACCTGTCTGAACATGCCAGCGTGGCAGTATTAAGCAAGGGTGAGCTGCACGAAGGCTCTACCTGGTTTGCCCAAGGTGGTATCGCGGCAGTCCTTGATAATCAGGACACGATCGACGCCCACGTCAACGACACATTGGCCGCCGGAGCCGGACTTTGCCACCCGGACGCCGTTCGATTCACCGTAGAAAGGTCCAAAGCCGCAATCGAATGGCTTATCGCACAAGGGGTTGATTTCACCCGCGAAGCCGACGACCAGCAATACCATCTGACCCAGGAAGGCGGCCACTCCCACCGGCGCATCATTCACTCTGCCGACGCCACCGGCAAGGCCGTGCTCAGCAGCCTGATCGAGCGGGTCAAAGAGTCCGAAGGCATTACGCTGTTCGAAAACCATGTTGCGCTGGACCTGATCACCCAGCCAGATCCCGACAGCCGTAAATTGCGTTGCACCGGCGCTTACGTTTACAGCAAACAGGATGACCACGTGCATACCTTTCAGGCCAAATCCGTGGTCCTGGCCACAGGTGGCGCCAGCAAGGTCTATTTGTACACCTCTAATCCGGATGGTGCTTCCGGCGACGGCATCGCCATGGCCTGGCGTGCAGGCTGCCGGGTGGCCAATATGGAATTCAACCAGTTTCACCCCACCTGCCTGTTTCACCCCAAAGCCAAATCATTTCTGATAACAGAAGCGTTAAGGGGCGAAGGTGCGTTTCTAAAGCTGCCCGACGGCCGGCGCTTCATGGAAAAATTCGATGCCCGTGCCGAACTCGCACCGCGCGACATTGTTGCCCGCGCCATCGACCACGAAATGAAACGCCTTGGCGCGGATTGTCTGTATCTCGACATCAGTCATAAACCGGAAAGTTTTATTGCCAGCCATTTTCCGACCGTAAAAGCCAAGTGCCTTGAGTACGGCATTGATATCACCAAAGAACCCATCCCGGTGGTACCTGCTGCCCATTACACCTGCGGCGGTATTGTTGTAGACAATGCTGGCAGAACGGACCTGAACCACTTGTATGCCATTGGCGAAGCATCTTTTACAGGCCTGCACGGGGCCAACCGCATGGCATCGAATTCGTTACTGGAGTGCATCGTCTATGCACAGTCTGCAGCGGAGCACATCAGCAGCCAGATCAATCAGATCAGCCCTTCATTTCCACCTGCCAGCTGGGATGAATCTCGTGTCACTGACTCAGATGAAGACGTGGTGATATCGCACAACTGGGATGAATTGCGCCGCTTTATGTGGGACTACGTCGGCATCGTGCGCACCCAAAAACGTCTCGAGCGGGCTGCACATCGGATCAAACTGCTCAAGCGGGAAATTGCAGAATACTATTCCAATTACAAAGTCAGGGGCGATCTGATCGAACTGCGGAATCTGGCCATGGTGGCAGAACTGATTATTCGCTCAGCCATGGAGCGCAAAGAAAGTCGTGGCCTGCACTATTCGCTCGATCATCCTGATGCGAACCACGTTGCCAGAGATACAATCCTCGTACCTACCAATTACGCGGCGCAGGAAGTCTTTGTTCAGACCCTTTCTGAAGAGTGA
- a CDS encoding succinate dehydrogenase assembly factor 2 → MERNRLFWGSRRGMLELDLVLLPFLENVYPTLEQADKERYWRLLECEDQDMFAWFLKRQDPEDKELLQIVQIIRDNTGKQS, encoded by the coding sequence GTGGAAAGAAATCGACTATTCTGGGGAAGCCGCAGGGGCATGCTGGAGCTTGACTTGGTCTTGCTGCCTTTTTTGGAGAATGTTTACCCCACGTTAGAACAGGCCGACAAGGAACGTTATTGGCGACTGCTGGAGTGCGAGGATCAGGACATGTTTGCCTGGTTTCTTAAGCGCCAGGATCCCGAAGATAAGGAGCTTCTTCAGATTGTCCAGATCATTCGCGACAACACAGGCAAGCAGAGCTGA
- a CDS encoding YgfZ/GcvT domain-containing protein, giving the protein MNQPWPEFLTKHQMLLAPEGFALHHQAHPEPDLQQPLLLSLDCLAILRLQGEKVIPALQGQITQDAKLLTQGKSVFTDICTPKGRVIASALLVPADDGDVLMLADTLQGQKLCDHLNKYLMFHRVRVAPDSALVCLAEANGAILSDEFPSAALSPQLTLQLLPQTTAEAIWLQDTRTKGGAHAWQTLLMLHGICWVGADLSELYTPHHLNHPALAFVSFKKGCYIGQEIIARMEYKAKLKTRCVLLSGESQPETDVLTDTQGIPSGKIIKQHRAEANQWLAFAEVRTDALTEDTILQAGDKILRPIQPPYAINNES; this is encoded by the coding sequence ATGAACCAACCATGGCCAGAATTCCTGACAAAGCATCAGATGCTATTAGCACCCGAAGGCTTTGCACTGCACCACCAGGCGCACCCGGAACCAGACCTGCAACAGCCGCTATTGCTGAGCCTTGACTGTCTGGCCATATTGCGATTGCAGGGTGAAAAGGTCATCCCTGCCCTGCAAGGCCAGATCACACAAGATGCAAAATTACTGACTCAGGGTAAATCCGTATTCACGGACATTTGCACTCCGAAGGGCCGGGTCATCGCCAGCGCACTGCTGGTACCGGCCGATGACGGCGATGTACTGATGCTGGCAGATACACTGCAGGGACAAAAGCTATGTGATCACCTGAATAAATACCTGATGTTTCACCGCGTTAGGGTAGCACCGGACTCAGCATTGGTGTGCCTCGCAGAAGCCAATGGCGCCATCCTGTCCGACGAATTTCCGTCCGCAGCGCTGAGCCCGCAGCTGACACTGCAACTACTCCCACAAACCACTGCTGAAGCGATCTGGCTACAGGATACGCGCACCAAGGGCGGAGCCCATGCCTGGCAAACCCTGTTGATGCTGCATGGCATTTGCTGGGTAGGCGCCGACCTTAGCGAGCTTTACACCCCGCATCATCTGAACCACCCCGCACTTGCATTTGTTAGCTTCAAAAAAGGCTGCTACATCGGTCAGGAAATCATTGCCCGCATGGAGTACAAGGCCAAGCTGAAAACCCGGTGCGTGCTGCTATCTGGCGAAAGCCAGCCTGAAACCGATGTACTTACCGATACACAGGGAATCCCCTCAGGCAAGATCATCAAGCAACACCGGGCGGAGGCCAATCAATGGCTTGCCTTTGCGGAGGTCCGCACGGACGCCCTCACTGAAGACACCATACTTCAAGCAGGCGATAAAATACTCAGGCCCATTCAGCCTCCCTATGCTATAAACAATGAGTCATAG